CAACTtcagaaaaaatgaataaaaacgtCAATGAAAGAAAGCCTTTTCTATAAAAAGAACACCATGAATCCTACCTCAGCTATCAACTTCTATCATGGTATTTACCAGTCGCCACATTACATTTGGGCATCACGACTGCAGGACTTTATTTTGCTTGACACATGTTGGCACATTGAACTCCTGGCATTTCCACATTGTTGTAGCCCCGATTGGCATCACACCATCAGCTGAAGTCTGCATTGAGAATAAGGGCATACCGCTGGCAGTCGGGCTGCATGCCCATGTTATTCTCAGACAATGGGGAGCTTCTCACATTCATCTCCTCCTTGGGGTTTGATTGATCCCTAAAGTTACAAATACTTAAGGGCAACCTTTTTAGCTTCACTCTTCCCCTCCTTTTACCAGTTGTACTCACGTCTTCTCCAGTTTTATCCATTGGTTGACTTGATTCTGCTTCCTCATTATCCATCTCTAGTTGACCAGCTTTATCAGACTTGGAGGACTTTTGATCTGCTTTGTGCGAGTATAATTCATGGATGGAGCCTTCAGATTCAATCTTGCCTGTTACAGCATGACCATTGGACATAGAGGGGAGGTGTCTTTCCAATACGATACCCCCATTGGATACCCTACTTTTCTTAGAACTTGCTGAGCTTTTAGGTTTCTTGTGTTTATGACCTTTCCAGTCAGAACTTGAAGAATTCTTTGAGATTCTGGGTGAGCTGTTAATAGCTCTATGCAACTTATGGGCCAACTCTTCATCTGTCTTGTTATTCTCAATCGGTTGGTATTTTTTGTACAAGAGCTGAACGGGGAGATGCTTCTTCAGCTTATTCTTTTTCAGATATCTTTCCTGACAGGCTGAATCTCCAGAAAATGAGGCAACCAAATCTAAAGCACGCTTGGCAGCAGCCATTGCTTTTGATGCTATTGCAGCCTTCTCTTCAGCTGCTGCTCTTGCTGCCTCTGCAGCCTTAGATGCAGCGATTGCCGCTGAATTTGAAGCCTCTACCATTTCCCCTGGCGTAAGGTTAGGATTATTCGAATGAGAACTTAACAGATTGTTAAGACGGATTTCAAAGTCACTCAAAGCAGCAGAAGATGGAGCGGGAGCGGGAGCGGAAGCGGAAGAAGCAATTAGAGAGAGACTCAAAGCACCATCAGATTCCGAGCTTTGTTTTTTCAATCCAGCAAGCAGACGCTTTCGAGGAGGCAAAAGGACATCCCCATCCAAGTGATTGACATCACATATATTCGCCTCCATTATtcctattatatattagtttgcTTTACAACCAAATGTAGTATAATTTTCCGCATATGAAAATCGACAGCTCCATTTACATTCAGGCTAAAACAAACATCAAGACATTACACCTTTCAGAATTAATCCAATACCAAATCCACTATGAAATCAataaagatttgaaaattttgaaactcaCTCTAGTTCGAGCATTCTTCTTCATCCAGATCCAAAATTCAACCGGTTTTCAAGAGTGAATGACATACACAGATGCTTTCGTTGGTTGTTATGAATAACAAAGACATAAAGAACGAAATCAACAACCTCGTGTTTTGAATATCTTGGCTTCCAAAAGGAACATAAAAAGAATGGCCTCAACTAAATCTCACAAGTATTTGAGCTGAATTCTGTTTCCctggaaaacaaaaatgaaaagcatAAGACCTCAATTTTTCTTGGCAACAAACAAAGCATCAACGATATCCAATTCgccaacaaaaaaaagaagCCGAAATGTCGAAAGCACAGCAGAATCATTCATGCACCCAGTTGTATGCAAAGCACGGAATTGCCAATGTGTTACTAAGGTCACAATCGAAAACAAACAATCAAATCAGAATTCAACATTTATCTGGAAAGCCAGGAGCttgatttcataaaattatacaAATCAATGACCGTTAAAGCGCCatcacattaaattatcattataataaaaaaaacacagagTTAGAGTTGGACCCATGAGGAAGGCAAGGCTGAGAAATTACCTGCcgatcttgttttttttttttttttaatctctgaaAGAAGcagagaaagagaaagggagaatttgaattagggttttcggggagagagagaaaaggagatGAGGAAGAAAATACAGGGCATGAGAAAAACCGAAgatgagattatgtgtgatgtcAGAGAGTATTTTCGATTGGCTCTGTTTCTACAACAACACCACGAACACCATTTTCACTCCTTTACTATTCTAAgtaacttcctttctcttcttttttctttgtaggTGGCCAGTGCTTGCTTCCCATACTCTCACCATTTTAATCCTCTCGAGCGTGAAGTAAATCGATAAATCCAGCCAGTATCCGTGCACCTTGGAGTGTTGCTTGCTTGTTGTAGGGTATAAGTGATATTTTTATGTGTAATTTTAGAATATGGATATGCTATAGTTTCATCTTGCAATAAGATATCATGTGAGTAAAAATCAacgtatatataaataattttaataatgagatattttttaataagatgaTATTATCACGTTAATCAAAATAGCATAGCACGATTCACACGTCATACCACCATGTAACTATCATTGATCTTTAGGATACAACCAAAAGTCATGCACTCCCCCGTATATCCACACCCGACTGGAAGTGACTTCATGTGTAGCCATTGATCTAGGCCATTCGTTTTTAGATTTCTAATTATATTTTGACTTTCTCTAACTAATAacatagaaaaaaaagaaagttccTGCCCACCGCCACCCTATCCTATCCCACCCCGTCTGGCATCCGTTTGGCCAGGATGGCTACCCCGTCTGTAGCCGGGAGCTAGGGGTGGGGCCCTTGCTGTGCCCAAGCCCACCTAGCACTTACCCTATCCAGCCGGCCCAAcccatacacacacacacacaatagcGGCTCCATCTCACCAACTATATGCACCACCAAACGACTATTGTTGTTGTTGCATTGAACTCCACCTCCCAACCACTCTTAACCACAACCCTCACACCATGCCATGACACCGCCATTGCCCAAAACCAGCAAATGACAACACCTCCATCTCACACCTAGTCGGCCTCCTCCTCAAGCGGTAGCACATGACCACAGCAGCACAAAGTCACAGAAGTCTCTTCCAAGCTACTTGTCCAACCACCACGTGCACCATCCAGCAAACTAACAACTTCACCATGGTCGCACCATTATAACTCAACCCTTATGTTGTCATAAGCTGCCCAGAGACCCACAAATGCAACCAAACCTTGAAGACCAACCACTAGTTGCACCACCTCCAACCATCAGCGAGCCATTTACTTTTGGATTGTGCCAGTGAGTATTGCTATTAAGCCATCTGAAACTTACAGTTCAGATGATCTTTTTGATGTAAAATCAACATGTAGTGCCACGtatctattaaaaaaacacacaaattatatttaaactaaaatggtttctaaaaatttaaaaagaggaATATTGAAACTCTAGATTCCCTCTACCCCTTTTGTgtgtgtttttaaatttttttagtaaaCCATATGACAACACATGATGGTGCCACGTTAAAATGATCATTTGAACGATAAGTTTTAGATGGCTAAATCgtattattttttgagaaaatctatttagaaattttaattttaacacaTTCAGCACAATGCAAAGCTTTCCACCTAGactatactaaaaaataatttggtgttttaattttcttaaaaaatagtgCTACATATACttctatttttacttataattttacatacaagactcattttgttagttttcttttgaaattcaaattataaattataaattttataattttcaacataTCAATAATTGACATATGAagaaatatataactttttcatTAAATACATCTAGCATTTTCCTTGCCCGTAATTACCATTGAGAGTAAAGTTATTAATGGCAATGCCAAATGTTACACGTGTCCCAAGTAAGATCTTCCCCTGTTATCTTATCAGAGCCCATCAATCTTCTCGACCATCTTATAGCTTCCCTAATCGTCCATTTCAAAACCCGCGAATACAATACCAATGCTGATGAGTTGCTCAAACGTCGACGTTGGTACAAAATCTTAATAACTATTGATCCACTTCAGCAACACGAGTTGTATCTGGCATTTATGACAAAAGTCTTGATGGTAGAAACCCATACAAAGCCTGAAATGGAGACGTCCTCATATATGTGTGCACTGAGGTATTATACCAACACTCTGCTAGTAATACCCATTCTACCTAGTCTTTCGGATAGTCCCTAACGAAACACGTCAAATAGTTTTCTAAGACTTTATTTACGACCTTAGACTACTCATTCGTTTGTGGATGATAAGCAATATTGTGAAATAATTGAACATTATGAAGCTTAAAAAGCTCTCTCCAAAATATGCTAGTAAGCACAGGATCTCTATCCAAAACGAGAGACCTGGGAAAGTCATGTAACCTGAAAATATGCTATTGAAATAACTGTGCAATTGTTTTAGCTGTGTAAGGATGGGATAGAGAAACAAAATGACTGTATTTAACTAATTTGTCAACTACTACCCACAAAACCCACAGAACTTGGTGCCATTTAGAAACTGGCAGACCCTCAATGAAATCCATTGAGATATCTGTCCAGGGTGAATCAGGAATGAGCAAAGGCTATAACAACCCATTAGGTACAACTTGCTTCATTTTGATACTCTGAAAATTATCACAGCCCCTCACAAAGTCTTTAACAACCTTTTTGAGCCTTGGCCAAAAGAAAGTTTGCCTCACCCTATACAAAATTTCATCAACACCTGAATGTCCTCCTTTTGCACTGCTATGGAGTAATTGCAAAATTTTCTGAATAAATATAGGATTATTAGGCAACCATTATAGAAAAATAGGTCCCCTTTCAcattaaatttagaaaaatgaacCTCCTACCCTTGAGTCACCTTTTTAAGTAATTCCTATAGTTCAGTGTCACCATAATAACTCCGCTTGAGTTCTGTCAACCAACTTACAGTAGGGAATGAAATAAGGAACAATGAACTTGATTCCTCACACTACCTCAAGAGTGCATCTGCCACTCGATTATCCACCCATTTCTtatattcaacaataaaatcatAGCTTATAAGTTTAGTAATCTACCTCTGTTGCATAGGGGTGCCCATCCTTTCCTCTAAAAGGTATTTTAGGCTTTGATGAGCAGTCTTAATAACAAAAGACTATCTCAGTAAATAGGGTCTCCACCTTTGAACTGTTGACACTAGGGCTAGCAATTCATTCTCATACATAGATAAAGCTAGGGCTCTACCCTTCAAAGCTTGGCTAAAAAATGCCACAAGTATCAGCTCATGCATCAAAACAGCCATAATCCCTATACTTAAAAGCATCACATTCAATAAcaaagattttagaaaaatcagGAAGAGCTAAAACTGGTGGTTGAGTCACTGCCACCTTCAACTTCTCAAAAGCCTCTTGTGTTTCAGTTAACCATTCAAAACTATTCTTCTTAAGTGGGGCAGTAAGAGGAGCAGCAGTATCCCCACACCCCTTAATAAACTTCTTGTAATAACCAATCACTCCAAGAAAATCCCTCAAGGACTTAATAAAAGTAGGAACTGGCCAATCATTCATAGCTTGTAGCTTAGTTGGATCTGTCATCACCCATGCATAGACACCAAGTGTCCCAAATAATCCAGTTCAGCACAACCAAATCTATATTTACTTAGCTTGGCAAACAATTggttttttctcaaaatatctaGTGTAATGTGCAGATGCTGCACATGCTCAACCTCCATTCTACTATACATTAGAAATTCATCGAAGAACACTAGAATAAATTTCCTCAAATAGGGCTTAAAAACATAATTCATCAATGACTGAAATGTAAGAGGTGCATTAGTCAAGCCAAAAGACATGATTAAAAATTCGTAATGACTCTCATGGGGGGTCCTAAAAGTTGTTTTAGGAATATCTTCATCCTCTATGCAAATCTGGTGGTAACCAGATCGCAAATCTAGGTTAGAATAAATTCTCGAACCACACAATCCATCAAGTAATTCCTCCACAACTGAGATAGGAAACTTAACTTTTATTTTCTCGTTATTCAAGGTGCAGTAGTCAAGGCACATTCTCTGGCTCCCATCCGCTTTCCTCACAAGTAAACTGGAGAAAAATAAAGACTTTAACTTGGACATATTAGCCCCATCTTGCAACAACTCTTTAACAATCTTTTCGATCTCCTCTTTCTGAAAGTAAGGAAAACGATAAGGCCTAACTAATACAACCTTAGACTCAGGTTTTAGATGAATAGAATGATCATGAGATCTATTTGAAGGTAATACTTTAGGTTCTGCAAAAATCCTTCCATCAGATGCAAAaccacacattttttttttgtcaaatccCCTAGCTTAAAACTGGAAGACTCTTCCACCAATTTGGATTGCTTCAGTCCCTTCAAAACAATCTCATTGCCCAAATGCAGAAATTGCATTGTAAGTTCCTTAAAATTTCACAATTTGTTGCCTAATGTTTGCAACCATTGTATACTCAAAACAACATCACAGTTTGCCAGTACTAAGACAAATGCATCCATAGTGAACATTGTTCCTTGTATTAACATAGACACTGCAGTGCAACTTCCTTCACTTTTAATCTGCTCTCCATTAGCAAATTTCATCCTCACTTTATCATTTACATTCAGTCTCAACTGTGCTTTGTCAACCACTGATGGATCTATAAAATTGTGGATGATGCTAGTATCAATCAAGATTACCACCCAATGCATGCCAATTCTACCTTTAACTCTCATTGTCTTAGGGCCCACTGCACCTGTAATAGCATTTAATGATATCTCAGGTTTCCCCACATCTTCCATAAGGCACAAAGAATttctcatttcctttccttcaaTGTTGAATACTTTAggaaaatcatcaacaatttcTTCAATAAAGAACAACTTAGGATTTcactgtaacagcccgttagaaatttaattgtgaaatttctattaactttaagaacctcgtgaaaaccccataagtttttacgaatccattaatcatataggtttttgtctaactatatagttagtgttattatttactatggtatcagaagtgtgtttttgattattggagatagttagaagtgtcaaaatgtattatggtttgtgccattagactcggagggttatttaaagtcttatggcacaataacattttttcatattttcggtcaaaacgtctgtttaaaactgtagatattattggataaaaagaaatatcttgaggtaattttcatgaatattattgggtaaaaatattttgagttgatttttatagatattattagataaaaatatcttaagttgattttttgtagatattattggatagaatattatgagataatcttttatagatattttgggtaggagaaaactacactcaactctcaactccagcctcatctcttccatatctcatccataattatctccagccacctctccccacgaaattatcttcaattacaccttccaataaaagattatcaaacactctctctcggacagcttttaggaggtcttttgcacgcccatttcgaagctgttgtaagtgttttatcataaagtctccttcatataagttgttccttttttagtctagtttacatggatatcttatttgccccatttgaagatcatttggtcagtaacatattgtataaactatagaaaggtcattctgggagataaactggagaatatgttatagtttggagtttttaaccaagctaatggatagatattggtccgaaatttttatggagtattgttaacatgtatatatgactattggttgaggatttttgcatgattaaaggttttgatgaaatattttcttagatttagaaacttagaaactggaagaggaaaaacagtttctgttttgagaaagtttaactctttggtggtctaaacctattctaatgactttaataattttattggaggatcctaagtatcttatatacatgttatattattattttgaagatatttgatgttagttttaaagatatgaaattttatgcaaagagatattcaaataagccaaagtgtggatattcttggctaaatttatgttttggttaatttctaaccatgtgatcttgaattagaaacttatatatgttttaggatatctttttaaatcatgtgatggtttggtttgaagatcatatatttataagtcatagatcaagagatttatcaaaactagttgaggaaaaagtttctgtttttggactaagtgtaaaaccaaaaactccaaatgttattttatgattttggtgactttagtttgatgatttaaagcatggttgatgttaggatgatattatgaatatgttagaagtaagatttgatttttgaaattcttggagatgttttgatttaaggtcaaaacttgtgattcaagtgcttggatctttttacaaaaaagtttggtgttaattattagttttttctaaatggatgttttaagtatgattttgaacttaggattggaagatgtttgttgcaaaattttggtttaagcatgagttttgaaatttgaaggaattgcaacaaaaatcaagggaaatggcctatggatgtttcggccataatgtgttcttcatagttgtgttttgttttaaatttttctgagttgatatttaagtttaagataaaatttacatgatgaatgtaaattttggaaacttttggaattagtatgcaaaatccttaagttatgggtaaaacggtcattttcccacatgtagagagtaaaatgaaaattttactctttaagttagtattttccatatttcaaattattagtgatttagttctaacttttagaatcactaattacagttcctcgtgatcgcacttgaagttttataagaaacgcggagatcgaggtaagttagcttttaacttactagcagtctactgtgtatgtgtgctaagtaaaggaactacagtgtatgtatgtatgttatcatatatgtcatgccatgccaagttatcacgtaattatctattatacagaatttattctgtcatcaatttttatctgttacataatatattctgtcatgtattactgtacattacaagtatgtcatgttaaatatgttgtctattatatgttatgccatattacgaaatgtttctatttcaagttggacatgtatttcaagttatgttcaaatcacgttatgttacgtcagggcttcagtcctttcgtattccagtcacgtttcatcttgattacttatgtatggggtcacagcaattgtgacgcatacactatgtgagacacaacaattgtgacacgtagaatacatggggccacaacaactgtagagtatgtatttaagcagttaaagaataagtttccgtagaatacatagggccacaacaactgtggagtatgtatttacacgtagaatacatggggccacaacaactgtggagtatgtatttttcatgttaagtcaagtttgtgtagaatacatggggccacaacaactgtggagtatgtatttttcatgttaagtcaagtttgtgtagaatacatggggccacaacaactgtggaatatgtatttacacgtagaatacatagggccacaacaactgtggagtatgtatttaagcagttaaagaataagtttccatagaatacatagggccacaacaactgtggagtatgtatttacacatagaatacatggggccacaacaactgtggagtatgtatttttcatgttaagtcaagtttgtgtagaatacatggggccacaacaactgtggagtatgtatttttcatgttaagtcaagtttgtgtagaatacatggggccacaacaactgtagagtatgtatttacacgtagaatacatggggccacaacaactgtggagtatgtatttttcatgttaagtcaagtttcagatcaagttcatgtcaagtcaagttcagttcatgtttcaatttaagttatgtcaattatgctatgttgtacgccaagttatgctttaattacttatgaatttgattatgcatttatgcttttactgtcatgcatgcatcattagcttgtgtgaaagtttttttgttaacttactgagatttgtaatcaaatctcactttggtagtcccaactaccattccccccgaatggtagatcttgttacaggacctgaaggagaatcaggagctgatcaactagacacagttgactaagcgacggtgcgacgtcaatgttaatatagtagttaacgtaaattactacttgtacaatggagttgcattttttagtattttttggatcataaccattttggactagtgttgtgatctactcaatgggtctttatgtatgaagtatgttttaagcatttgggatattttcaatttggtgcatagtattgctaaagaaaaaaattatccgctgcgaatattgcataatgttagatgcatgttaggaacattgcatcttatatgtcatgaacgggggcaggtaaccttgtgttgcatgtctcgacgcttcaaatgttcgtccaatcccaaacggaatttgggggcgtcacattcacACTTATGGCTAGGAACCCATTTCGACTCACAATAGTAGCAAAGACCTTTTTTCCCTTCTATCTTTCATCTGAGACTGAGAAATCTTCTGAATTGTTAAACTAGGCAATGCAGAATTTCTGCTACTGTCAACTCCAAAATTCTTGCTACTGTCAACACTAGAATTCTAGGGTACTTTAGCCACACCACTTAAGCCATAGCCTCCATTGTTTCATAGAACCATCTTACTGACTTGCACGTGCTCCTCTTGTATCTTAGCAAGACCATAGGTAGCCAAGAGTGATGTAGGACTGAACATCCTAGCTGGTAGCCTTATCTCATTCTTAAGACCACTCAAGAAACAACTTAGTTTGCAACTTTCTGATAGAACTCTCAATATGTTAGACAAAGCATCAAACTTCTCTTTATATTATACTCCTTCATTGAATCAATTTGCCTCAATCTTGTCAACACCTCCATAAAATCATCATAGAAACTAGCCCCAAATCTCACTAATAAAACCGACTCCATCAAATTTGATACCAAATAAAAGCCATGCCCTCCATATGGAAAGATGCTAAAGATAATTTCTTGTTAAGGCAATATATTATGGTAAGCAAAGAAGTGATTGACTTGGTATAGCTAGCCTGCAGGATCTTCCCCATTAAAGGTAAGAAAGTCGAGCTTCACAAATCTGGTAGGAACCC
This genomic window from Carya illinoinensis cultivar Pawnee chromosome 7, C.illinoinensisPawnee_v1, whole genome shotgun sequence contains:
- the LOC122317052 gene encoding uncharacterized protein LOC122317052 encodes the protein MEANICDVNHLDGDVLLPPRKRLLAGLKKQSSESDGALSLSLIASSASAPAPAPSSAALSDFEIRLNNLLSSHSNNPNLTPGEMVEASNSAAIAASKAAEAARAAAEEKAAIASKAMAAAKRALDLVASFSGDSACQERYLKKNKLKKHLPVQLLYKKYQPIENNKTDEELAHKLHRAINSSPRISKNSSSSDWKGHKHKKPKSSASSKKSRVSNGGIVLERHLPSMSNGHAVTGKIESEGSIHELYSHKADQKSSKSDKAGQLEMDNEEAESSQPMDKTGEDVSTTGKRRGRVKLKRLPLSICNFRDQSNPKEEMNTSADGVMPIGATTMWKCQEFNVPTCVKQNKVLQS
- the LOC122315366 gene encoding uncharacterized mitochondrial protein AtMg00860-like, which gives rise to MEDVGKPEISLNAITGAVGPKTMRVKGRIGMHWVVILIDTSIIHNFIDPSVVDKAQLRLNVNDKVRMKFANGEQIKSEGSCTAVSMLIQGTMFTMDAFVLVLANCDVVLNPTKLQAMNDWPVPTFIKSLRDFLGVIGYYKKFIKGCGDTAAPLTAPLKKNSFEWLTETQEAFEKLKVAVTQPPVLALPDFSKIFVIECDAFKYRDYGCFDA